From a single Oceanispirochaeta sp. M1 genomic region:
- a CDS encoding 2-dehydropantoate 2-reductase, whose product MTFTVFGTGAVGAYYGGRLAELGNTVHFLARSDYDTIKESGLKIHSPKGDIFLENPSVFNKTDDIPPSDVVLIALKTTGNSILREQIAPLVHKDTALLVLQNGLGMEEEFQSWFPENPVLGGMCFICSRKKAPGIIEHLDYGLMTLGALNPDHKDLRDEVGRLMDEASVPVTLVDDLHEARWRKLLWNIPYNGLTVALNCNTQDIMTNPDSRHLIRVLMEEVIAGAAVCGCVIEKEAVEKMLIFTDKMTPYEPSMKLDFNYKRSMEIEYMYDRPLKEAASRGYVMKSVFMLRDQLKFIQSRY is encoded by the coding sequence TTGACCTTTACCGTTTTTGGAACCGGCGCCGTAGGTGCATATTATGGAGGCCGCCTGGCCGAGCTTGGAAATACTGTCCATTTCCTGGCGCGAAGCGACTACGATACAATAAAAGAATCCGGACTGAAGATTCACTCTCCCAAGGGTGATATTTTTCTGGAGAACCCTTCTGTATTTAATAAAACTGATGATATTCCTCCCTCCGATGTGGTTCTGATAGCACTGAAAACAACAGGGAACAGCATTCTCAGAGAACAGATTGCTCCCCTTGTTCATAAGGATACGGCTCTTCTGGTTCTACAGAACGGCCTTGGCATGGAAGAGGAATTCCAAAGCTGGTTTCCAGAGAATCCTGTTTTGGGAGGAATGTGTTTTATATGTTCCAGAAAGAAGGCTCCCGGAATTATTGAGCATCTGGATTATGGACTCATGACCCTTGGTGCTTTGAATCCTGATCATAAAGACCTGAGAGATGAAGTGGGGAGACTCATGGATGAAGCCTCTGTACCAGTCACCCTTGTGGATGATCTTCATGAAGCCCGCTGGCGTAAACTGTTATGGAACATCCCTTACAACGGCCTCACCGTCGCTCTTAACTGTAATACACAGGATATTATGACCAATCCCGATTCACGTCACCTTATTAGAGTTCTTATGGAGGAAGTGATTGCGGGAGCCGCCGTCTGCGGCTGTGTGATAGAAAAAGAAGCCGTTGAAAAGATGCTCATCTTCACTGACAAAATGACACCCTATGAACCAAGCATGAAGCTGGACTTTAACTATAAAAGAAGTATGGAAATTGAGTATATGTATGACAGACCCCTGAAAGAAGCTGCTTCCAGGGGTTATGTGATGAAATCAGTGTTCATGCTCAGGGATCAGCTGAAATTTATTCAGAGTCGCTATTAA
- a CDS encoding cyclic nucleotide-binding domain-containing protein, whose protein sequence is MSTQDNSFKKMTQHISPGETIFKEGELGNVMYVIMDGDIEIRKKTGKASYKTLIVLKKGDFFGEMAIIERKPRTASAVARTQCKLIMLDTDAFYAMVEKSSDFAVKMIKTLSSRLRKADHLIEYLLGSNDEKQVVMGLASFVKSHPDSDTGSGEYKIDLREFLRWSSQNLGYPDHTVQEAIKRLIARKVVKVNDSSGKISSIFLAHNLMARL, encoded by the coding sequence ATGAGCACACAGGATAATTCCTTTAAGAAAATGACACAGCATATCAGTCCCGGTGAAACAATCTTCAAAGAGGGTGAGCTCGGTAATGTGATGTATGTCATCATGGACGGTGATATTGAGATCCGGAAAAAGACAGGGAAAGCTTCATATAAGACTCTCATAGTCCTGAAAAAGGGTGACTTTTTCGGTGAGATGGCAATTATTGAAAGGAAGCCGAGAACCGCAAGTGCGGTTGCCAGGACTCAGTGCAAATTGATTATGCTTGATACGGATGCCTTCTACGCCATGGTAGAGAAAAGCTCTGACTTTGCTGTAAAAATGATTAAGACCCTTTCATCCCGTCTGAGAAAGGCGGACCATCTGATCGAGTATCTTCTGGGTTCAAATGATGAAAAACAGGTGGTTATGGGGCTGGCGTCCTTTGTGAAGAGTCATCCTGATTCAGATACAGGTAGCGGTGAATATAAAATTGATCTGCGGGAGTTCCTGCGATGGTCTTCTCAGAATCTGGGATATCCGGATCATACGGTGCAGGAGGCTATCAAGAGGCTGATCGCCCGGAAGGTGGTCAAGGTCAATGATTCTTCCGGAAAAATCAGCAGTATCTTCCTGGCCCACAATCTGATGGCCAGGCTCTAG
- the rlmN gene encoding 23S rRNA (adenine(2503)-C(2))-methyltransferase RlmN, whose product MMRLLNYTRAELIDYVQDNFAKGEYYGNALFRELYGNLDRGRDRESNPAFASFYKTITQQFPLPPLTEKIEEEGTVKFLLQMGDGYSSESVLIPMKNYSTLCLSSQIGCRFGCSFCATGKMGYIRNLSTAEIVAQVMIALFSLNCKDLQNIVFMGMGEPFDNFDNIIRAIDILSDERGLNIPKRRISVSTAGHCEGIRDLSGLCESRPEDYYHTLHLSVSLHSAVEDTRNSLMPMGRQYPLDELRQTLLDSPYSQVKDGLYIEYLIIPGLTDRDGEIEALKGFLEGMQAKINLIPYNPVKGSPWKAPTNEEINRIWNSLKTAGFYCRTRRSKGETMMAACGQLGSRRNKNEHTG is encoded by the coding sequence ATGATGAGATTGCTGAATTATACCCGGGCTGAACTCATTGATTATGTCCAGGATAATTTTGCAAAGGGTGAATACTACGGCAATGCCCTGTTTCGTGAACTCTATGGTAATCTGGATAGAGGTCGGGACAGGGAGTCCAATCCGGCATTTGCATCTTTTTATAAAACTATAACTCAGCAGTTCCCTCTACCTCCACTTACGGAAAAAATAGAAGAAGAGGGGACTGTTAAATTTCTCCTCCAGATGGGAGACGGCTACAGTTCCGAGTCAGTTTTGATTCCAATGAAAAATTACAGCACCCTCTGCCTCTCTTCCCAGATAGGATGTCGCTTCGGATGCAGTTTCTGTGCAACGGGAAAGATGGGGTATATCCGGAATCTCAGCACTGCGGAGATTGTGGCTCAGGTCATGATAGCTCTCTTTTCCCTGAACTGTAAGGATCTGCAGAATATTGTTTTTATGGGTATGGGTGAACCCTTTGATAATTTTGATAATATTATCCGTGCTATAGACATTCTCTCGGATGAGAGAGGGCTGAATATCCCTAAACGGCGGATATCCGTATCTACTGCGGGGCATTGTGAAGGAATCAGGGACCTCTCCGGGCTCTGTGAGAGCCGACCGGAAGATTATTACCATACTCTTCATCTCAGTGTAAGCCTCCACAGTGCCGTGGAGGATACAAGAAACTCACTGATGCCCATGGGAAGACAATATCCATTGGATGAGTTGAGGCAGACTCTTCTGGATTCTCCCTACAGCCAGGTTAAGGATGGCCTTTATATCGAATATCTTATAATTCCCGGTCTGACAGACAGGGATGGGGAAATAGAAGCCCTCAAGGGCTTTCTGGAGGGAATGCAGGCAAAAATCAACCTGATCCCTTATAATCCAGTTAAAGGAAGCCCCTGGAAGGCACCGACAAATGAAGAAATAAACCGCATCTGGAACAGTTTGAAGACTGCGGGATTTTATTGCCGGACCCGGCGTAGCAAAGGTGAGACCATGATGGCTGCCTGTGGACAGCTGGGCAGCAGGAGAAATAAGAATGAGCACACAGGATAA
- the asnS gene encoding asparagine--tRNA ligase: MANDTIKQILKKTESIGSEIIVQGWVRTQRDTKDIAFVALNDGSCMNNLQVIADKTDISEDILHRLTTGASCSVTGTLVESPAKGQAVELQASSVEVLGDCPSDYPLQKKRHSFEFLREIGHLRARTNTFSAVARVRNALTMAVHSFFQENEFFNVHTPLITASDTEGAGEMFQVTTLPFDTFDSSKGIDYSRDFFGKKASLTVSGQLSAETYATAMGRVYTFGPTFRAENSNTSRHLAEFWMIEPEMSFCDINGDMDLAEDFLKYVLSSVLEKCPEDMEFFNKFVQKGIIDDLKAVISSDFTRITYTKAVEDLESSGKKFEYPVSWGIDLASEHEKYLTEEVYKGPVIITDYPKDIKAFYMKMNDDGKTVRAMDVLVPRLGEIIGGSERENRHDVLLDRIKDMGLEAEDYWWYLDLRKFGTVPHAGFGLGFERLVQYATGMANIRDVIPYARSSKNCEF; the protein is encoded by the coding sequence ATGGCAAACGACACAATTAAACAAATTTTGAAAAAAACAGAGAGCATCGGTAGCGAAATAATTGTACAGGGCTGGGTTAGAACCCAAAGAGATACAAAAGATATAGCTTTTGTTGCACTGAATGACGGATCCTGCATGAATAATCTGCAGGTTATTGCAGATAAAACAGATATTTCAGAAGACATTCTGCACAGACTCACCACCGGAGCAAGCTGTTCTGTAACGGGAACTCTTGTTGAGTCTCCAGCAAAGGGTCAGGCAGTTGAGCTGCAGGCATCTTCGGTTGAAGTACTGGGAGACTGTCCTTCAGACTATCCTCTTCAGAAGAAGAGACACTCCTTTGAGTTTTTAAGAGAGATCGGACACCTCCGGGCCAGGACAAATACATTCAGTGCTGTCGCGAGAGTACGTAACGCCCTGACAATGGCAGTTCACAGCTTTTTTCAGGAAAATGAATTTTTTAATGTTCATACTCCCCTGATTACCGCGAGTGATACAGAAGGGGCCGGGGAGATGTTTCAGGTAACAACTCTTCCTTTCGATACATTCGACAGCTCCAAGGGAATTGACTACTCCAGAGACTTTTTCGGTAAGAAAGCATCCCTTACCGTTAGTGGTCAGCTCTCAGCCGAGACCTATGCCACAGCCATGGGCCGTGTATATACATTTGGTCCCACATTCCGTGCCGAAAACTCCAATACATCCCGTCATCTGGCGGAATTCTGGATGATCGAACCCGAAATGTCCTTCTGTGATATTAACGGTGATATGGATCTTGCTGAAGATTTTTTAAAGTATGTATTAAGTTCTGTGCTTGAGAAATGCCCCGAGGATATGGAGTTCTTTAACAAGTTTGTTCAGAAGGGAATTATTGATGACCTGAAGGCTGTAATCAGCTCTGATTTTACCAGAATCACTTATACAAAAGCGGTAGAGGATCTTGAAAGCTCGGGGAAAAAGTTTGAGTATCCTGTATCCTGGGGAATCGATCTGGCCTCTGAACATGAAAAGTATCTGACAGAAGAAGTATATAAAGGCCCGGTAATCATCACTGACTATCCCAAGGATATTAAAGCCTTCTATATGAAGATGAATGATGACGGAAAAACTGTCAGAGCCATGGATGTTCTGGTACCCCGTCTGGGTGAGATTATCGGCGGTAGTGAGAGAGAAAATCGTCATGATGTCTTGTTGGATCGTATAAAAGATATGGGACTTGAGGCTGAAGATTACTGGTGGTATCTGGATCTGAGAAAGTTCGGAACAGTGCCTCACGCAGGATTCGGACTCGGTTTTGAGCGGCTGGTACAGTACGCAACGGGAATGGCCAACATTCGTGACGTTATCCCCTATGCACGTTCATCCAAAAACTGTGAGTTTTAA